ACGGCGTCTCCGTGCGGCGGCGCAGGCCCCGGACGGGCTACGTGCCCCAACTGGAGACGATTGACTGGAACTTCCCGGCGACGGTGGAAGAGGTGGTGATGATGGGGCGCACCGCCGACAACCCGTTGCTGCCCTGGTTCCGTCACGAGGACCGGGAGATTGCGCGGGAGATGATGGACCGGCTGGGCATTCTGGGCCTGGCGGGACGGCACATCCGGAAGCTTTCCGGCGGCCAGCAGCAGCGCGTCTTCCTCGCACGGGCGCTGGCCAGCAGCCCGCGTCTGCTGCTCCTGGACGAGCCGACCGCGGGAGTGGACATCAAGACGCGCGACGACGTCCTGCACCTGCTGCACGATCTGAATCACCAGGGCGTGACCATCCTCATGACCACGCACGAAATCAACGCCGTGGCGGCCCATCTGCCGTGGGTGGTGTGCCTGAACGGGCGCATCGTGGCGGAAGGCCCGCCCGCCGAGGTGTTCACGTCGGCGACTCTGCAGGCCACCTACGGGGCTGAGATGCACGTGACGCAGTATGAGGGGATGACAATGGTCGCCGAGACGCCGCACCACTACGGGCGGCGGGAGCGGCGGGGCGTCGGCGAGGGCGCGGACGGCGAGAGGTAGGGCGGGAGTGTTCGAGCCTTTTCACTATGAGTTCTTCGTGCGCGGGCTGGTGGCCGCCACGCTGGTGGGCGGGCTGTGCGGCCTGCTGGGCGTGTACATCGTCCTGCGCCGCATGGCGTACATAGGCCACGGGCTGTCGCACGCCGTGTTCGGCGGCGCGGTGGTGAGCTACGTCATGGCGCTGAACTTCTACATAGGCGCGAGCGTCTGGGGCTTCCTCTCGGCGGTGCTCATCACGCTGACCACGCGCAAGCAGAAGATAGGCGCGGACGCGGCCATCGGCATCGTCACCACCGCGAGCTTCGCGCTCGGCGTCGCGCTCATCAGCCGGTACAAGACCTTCACGCGCAACTTCGACGCGGCGCTCTTCGGCAACATCCTGGGAGTCACGCAGGGCGACATGGCGGCGATCATCGGCGTGACGATCGCGGTAGGCGTGGTGTTCTTCGTGGGCTACAAGTACTTCCTGTTCAACACGTTCGATTCCGAGGTGGCGCGCTTCTACGGGCTGCCCACTGGCTGGGTGGACACCCTGTTCTCGCTGGTGCTGGCGGCGACGATTGTCGTGTCCATGCAGGTGCTGGGCGTGACGCTCATCGCGGCGGCCATCGTCATCCCGCCCGTCGTTGCGCGGCTGCTCACCGACAGCTTCAGGAGCATGGTCGCGCTCTCGACGGCGCTGGGCGC
This genomic stretch from Dehalococcoidia bacterium harbors:
- a CDS encoding metal ABC transporter ATP-binding protein, coding for MLHPIPHERTPQSPVVELRSLTAGYGGQSVLRDISLSILPGDFVGLLGPSGSGKTTLLRTILGAVDIYEGDVLVDGVSVRRRRPRTGYVPQLETIDWNFPATVEEVVMMGRTADNPLLPWFRHEDREIAREMMDRLGILGLAGRHIRKLSGGQQQRVFLARALASSPRLLLLDEPTAGVDIKTRDDVLHLLHDLNHQGVTILMTTHEINAVAAHLPWVVCLNGRIVAEGPPAEVFTSATLQATYGAEMHVTQYEGMTMVAETPHHYGRRERRGVGEGADGER
- a CDS encoding metal ABC transporter permease, with amino-acid sequence MFEPFHYEFFVRGLVAATLVGGLCGLLGVYIVLRRMAYIGHGLSHAVFGGAVVSYVMALNFYIGASVWGFLSAVLITLTTRKQKIGADAAIGIVTTASFALGVALISRYKTFTRNFDAALFGNILGVTQGDMAAIIGVTIAVGVVFFVGYKYFLFNTFDSEVARFYGLPTGWVDTLFSLVLAATIVVSMQVLGVTLIAAAIVIPPVVARLLTDSFRSMVALSTALGAACGLVGIYLSYYLDVSSGASVVLVAAALFVVVLALTSLRRGRRPSDVSERRPSREHSAPTA